A window of Thermococcus aggregans contains these coding sequences:
- a CDS encoding flavin reductase family protein, with amino-acid sequence MYRPIYPMRTYLIVSGQGEETNVMAADWVTVLSHKPPLVGVAISPRRYTHRLISKYKEFVISVPSLEMLRDVWIAGTKSGPSKLKEMNITLINSTKIVTPSIKEALANIECKVVDARDYGDHTFFVGEIVGYTYKEEAFKDGKPDIMNANFLAHAAWTDFVTFEKKIYKAE; translated from the coding sequence ATGTACAGGCCGATTTACCCGATGAGGACCTACTTAATAGTCTCAGGTCAAGGAGAGGAAACAAACGTTATGGCAGCGGACTGGGTGACGGTTCTTTCCCATAAACCCCCGCTAGTAGGAGTGGCAATTTCTCCTAGGAGATACACCCACAGGTTAATCTCCAAATACAAAGAGTTCGTGATCAGTGTTCCAAGCTTAGAGATGCTTCGAGACGTCTGGATTGCTGGAACAAAAAGTGGACCCTCAAAGCTCAAAGAAATGAACATAACCCTTATTAACTCAACAAAGATCGTCACGCCAAGCATAAAGGAGGCATTGGCAAACATAGAGTGTAAAGTCGTTGATGCAAGGGACTATGGTGATCACACGTTCTTTGTGGGCGAAATTGTGGGCTACACATACAAAGAGGAAGCCTTCAAGGACGGAAAGCCAGATATCATGAACGCAAACTTTCTAGCACATGCGGCATGGACAGACTTCGTAACATTTGAAAAGAAGATATACAAAGCAGAATGA
- a CDS encoding acetate--CoA ligase family protein → MDFFFYPASVAVFGSFKRGAIAYEILRNIVEGGFKGEIIPVNPKGGEVEVGGKKLKIAEKLEKNVDVAIIAIPAKLVPSLIEEIGDKIKGAVVISAGFSEIGNVELERELVEKAREKGVRIIGPNCAGIFGVHADFFGSFEVRVKKGGLALISQSGAFGGAALAMGNEEGIGFSAFVSYGNAADLTESDFLRYFADDENTKVIALYIEGVKDGKKFVEALRYATAKKPVIVLKAGKSKSGSKAAQSHTGSLAGSYEIYKGVFAQFGAIEVEEMEELFDAAKTFEMYESGGGRIAIITNSGGPGVLATDKAEKLGLEIARLEDKTTEDLKSFLPPQCSIKNPIDLIADADYERYKKAIEVVCRDRNVDALLVICVPPIFIPSEEIAKAIIDAECNKPIIVNFMAGELVREGVRVLNAHGIKNFPTPERAAKALYWLSLRRAFKERSIRY, encoded by the coding sequence ATGGACTTCTTCTTTTATCCCGCCTCTGTGGCGGTATTTGGGTCATTTAAGAGGGGAGCAATAGCATACGAAATTCTGAGAAATATAGTTGAAGGAGGCTTTAAGGGCGAGATTATTCCCGTGAATCCTAAAGGGGGAGAAGTTGAAGTAGGGGGAAAGAAACTTAAAATCGCAGAAAAGCTTGAGAAAAATGTTGACGTTGCCATAATAGCAATTCCCGCAAAGCTTGTTCCGTCCTTAATCGAGGAAATTGGAGACAAAATTAAAGGAGCTGTGGTTATAAGCGCAGGGTTTAGCGAGATCGGTAACGTTGAACTCGAGAGAGAACTCGTTGAAAAAGCCCGAGAAAAAGGAGTAAGAATTATTGGGCCAAACTGTGCCGGGATTTTTGGTGTTCATGCTGACTTTTTCGGCTCCTTTGAAGTTAGGGTTAAGAAAGGAGGCTTAGCGCTGATCTCGCAGAGCGGAGCATTTGGCGGTGCAGCTTTGGCTATGGGAAATGAGGAAGGAATAGGATTTTCAGCTTTCGTTTCTTACGGCAATGCTGCCGATTTGACGGAGAGCGACTTTTTGAGGTATTTTGCCGACGATGAAAACACCAAAGTGATAGCTTTGTATATTGAAGGTGTAAAAGACGGGAAAAAGTTCGTGGAAGCTTTGAGATACGCCACCGCTAAAAAACCCGTGATAGTCCTCAAGGCAGGAAAAAGCAAAAGCGGGAGCAAAGCTGCTCAGAGCCACACCGGAAGTTTGGCGGGCAGCTATGAGATCTACAAAGGCGTTTTTGCCCAGTTTGGAGCCATAGAGGTTGAGGAAATGGAAGAGCTTTTTGATGCGGCAAAAACCTTCGAGATGTACGAAAGCGGAGGGGGGAGAATAGCCATAATAACAAACTCCGGCGGTCCTGGAGTTTTGGCAACCGACAAAGCCGAGAAGTTGGGGCTAGAGATTGCAAGGCTTGAAGACAAAACAACAGAAGATCTCAAAAGTTTTCTGCCTCCTCAATGTTCCATCAAAAATCCAATTGACCTTATAGCGGATGCAGATTATGAGAGATACAAGAAGGCTATAGAGGTAGTCTGCAGAGATAGAAACGTCGATGCCTTGCTGGTTATCTGCGTTCCACCAATATTCATTCCGAGCGAAGAGATTGCAAAGGCTATCATAGATGCCGAGTGCAACAAGCCCATAATTGTCAATTTTATGGCCGGAGAACTCGTGAGAGAAGGTGTGAGAGTTTTAAATGCCCACGGAATAAAGAATTTCCCAACCCCTGAAAGAGCCGCCAAAGCCCTTTACTGGCTCAGCTTAAGAAGGGCTTTTAAAGAGCGTAGTATAAGATATTAA
- a CDS encoding CGP-CTERM sorting domain-containing protein → MRKSAWIIITFMLLASFSQVYAYEDQHLFNIDIYMTVYPSGTAFVKINAQLKDPSYLDYFEELSQTNPQRAEKEFHDFVYSLIYGNFKREVEERSKEALVVVPEEGPVNLGKNWTAVVTFKIYNYLVEKNQTLQSSVYGPMQFFFKNKIFEYSWRKLTIILPKDAYIINLAPKPKELVDNVASWENGYYLPIVVITFDSSVYEAIMNKTTENTTKFIPFDEFLAKTTKSIQIYYDPLSGLVQFNATFEGINATSYHEIKIREEFNKTMDIQEINSKIEDSRVLVWGEAKPKVDYKESLTKKTWTANITLPFEFDKISVKSPTTVEIKSQKTDGKTVTIVVEQKKGICGPGIVLLIAILPLLTRRR, encoded by the coding sequence ATGAGGAAAAGTGCGTGGATTATCATCACGTTTATGCTACTGGCATCGTTTTCTCAGGTTTACGCTTATGAGGATCAACATCTCTTCAACATAGACATTTATATGACCGTGTATCCGAGTGGGACGGCATTCGTTAAGATTAACGCCCAGCTCAAAGACCCGTCTTATTTGGACTATTTCGAGGAGCTCTCCCAGACAAATCCCCAAAGAGCAGAAAAGGAATTCCATGACTTTGTTTACTCGTTGATATATGGCAATTTCAAAAGAGAAGTAGAAGAGCGATCTAAAGAAGCTTTGGTTGTTGTACCAGAGGAAGGGCCCGTAAACTTGGGAAAAAACTGGACTGCAGTTGTAACTTTTAAAATATACAATTACCTTGTGGAGAAAAACCAAACACTGCAGAGCTCAGTTTATGGACCAATGCAATTCTTCTTTAAAAACAAGATTTTTGAATACAGCTGGAGAAAGCTCACAATAATTCTCCCAAAAGACGCTTATATTATCAATCTAGCTCCAAAACCGAAGGAGCTTGTAGATAATGTCGCCTCATGGGAAAACGGGTACTATCTTCCAATAGTTGTTATAACCTTTGATTCCTCCGTCTATGAAGCCATTATGAACAAGACAACAGAGAATACTACTAAGTTCATTCCTTTCGACGAATTTCTGGCAAAAACTACAAAGAGCATCCAGATTTACTATGACCCCCTAAGCGGACTTGTCCAGTTTAACGCAACTTTCGAAGGGATTAACGCTACAAGCTACCATGAAATAAAAATTAGAGAAGAGTTCAACAAAACTATGGATATTCAAGAGATAAACTCCAAAATTGAGGACAGCAGAGTACTCGTATGGGGTGAGGCAAAGCCAAAAGTTGACTATAAAGAGAGTCTCACCAAGAAAACTTGGACTGCAAATATAACCCTACCGTTCGAGTTCGATAAGATAAGTGTTAAATCCCCAACCACTGTGGAAATAAAGTCGCAGAAAACGGACGGTAAAACTGTAACTATTGTGGTAGAGCAGAAGAAAGGCATCTGCGGGCCAGGAATTGTCTTGTTGATAGCAATACTTCCACTCTTGACAAGACGGAGGTGA
- the coaD gene encoding phosphopantetheine adenylyltransferase gives MKKYRKVVVGGTFDRLHLGHKALLRKAFEVGKYVYIGLTSDEMIKNKPYAEKILPYEIRLRDLLKFFEVNGYKNYRVIKIHSAIGFADRIKSLDAIVVSEETYKGALLVNKAREEKGLKPLDIVVIKLIKSKLGDKISSSLIRAGLIDPFGNPKRW, from the coding sequence ATGAAGAAGTACAGAAAAGTCGTGGTTGGAGGTACGTTTGACAGGCTCCATTTAGGACATAAAGCTTTGCTTAGGAAGGCTTTTGAAGTTGGCAAGTACGTTTACATAGGTCTGACTTCTGATGAAATGATAAAGAACAAGCCATACGCCGAAAAAATTCTCCCCTATGAGATTAGATTAAGGGATTTGCTAAAGTTCTTTGAGGTTAACGGCTACAAAAACTACAGGGTAATAAAGATACACAGTGCAATAGGGTTTGCAGACAGGATAAAGAGCTTAGACGCAATAGTTGTTAGCGAGGAAACATATAAAGGGGCTCTCTTGGTAAACAAGGCGAGGGAAGAAAAGGGGCTAAAACCCCTTGACATAGTTGTCATAAAGCTGATCAAAAGCAAACTTGGGGATAAAATAAGCTCTTCCTTAATAAGGGCTGGTCTTATAGACCCTTTTGGAAATCCAAAGAGGTGGTAA
- a CDS encoding phytoene desaturase family protein, translated as MRVVTIGAGLGGLLTSAFLAKAGHEVTVLEKAPFVGGRFTNLNYKGFQLSTGALHMVPHGENGPLAHLLKLLGANVEIVNSNPKGKFFMNGNLYHYREGWDYLSLKETAKAMKLLTEIKANKLPKGEEANMNSWEWLKEKIGDNEFVYLFIKSFLGWAVSLTPEEVPAIELAKEIKATLKWGGPGLIKGGCKAVSEELARIVKANGGKIITGKKAIEVDDGKVMTSDGEEYSYDVLISNIGIKETVELFGRDKFDREYLKKVDALKPAEGIKINVALRGKPRIGNTVVFTLDTQRINGYNEPSALTPELAREGYTLIMTHQALRSKNIKKEQKLGLEDLSYLFPDLDKDGEVLMVQTYLDGNPVNRVASGMHLDFPMENVYIVGDANKGEGGIEVEGIALGVMKTLESLGIGRFSEWYL; from the coding sequence ATGAGAGTGGTCACGATTGGAGCTGGACTTGGAGGGCTTTTAACAAGTGCCTTTTTAGCCAAAGCAGGTCATGAGGTAACGGTTCTGGAAAAAGCTCCTTTTGTAGGTGGTAGGTTTACAAACCTCAACTACAAAGGCTTTCAGCTGTCCACTGGGGCTCTCCACATGGTTCCTCATGGAGAAAATGGTCCTTTGGCTCACCTTCTAAAGCTCCTGGGGGCTAATGTGGAGATAGTAAACTCAAATCCGAAGGGCAAGTTTTTCATGAATGGAAACCTCTACCATTACAGAGAGGGATGGGACTACTTGTCGCTTAAAGAAACGGCAAAGGCCATGAAGCTTCTCACAGAGATAAAGGCCAACAAGCTTCCAAAAGGAGAAGAGGCAAACATGAACTCCTGGGAGTGGCTCAAAGAAAAAATCGGCGATAACGAGTTCGTTTATCTTTTCATAAAGAGCTTTCTCGGGTGGGCGGTTAGCTTAACCCCGGAGGAAGTTCCGGCAATTGAGCTTGCCAAGGAAATAAAAGCCACTTTGAAGTGGGGCGGCCCCGGACTTATAAAGGGCGGATGTAAAGCCGTAAGCGAAGAGCTTGCGAGAATTGTAAAAGCAAACGGAGGAAAAATAATAACCGGAAAGAAAGCGATTGAAGTGGATGACGGCAAAGTGATGACATCAGATGGGGAGGAATATAGCTACGATGTATTAATCTCGAACATAGGAATAAAAGAAACGGTGGAGCTTTTTGGAAGGGATAAGTTTGATAGAGAGTATCTGAAAAAAGTGGATGCCCTAAAGCCTGCGGAAGGAATTAAAATTAACGTAGCCTTAAGGGGAAAGCCGAGAATAGGCAACACTGTTGTCTTTACCCTGGACACTCAAAGGATAAACGGATATAACGAGCCCTCCGCATTAACTCCAGAGCTCGCAAGGGAAGGATATACGCTTATCATGACACATCAGGCTTTGAGGAGCAAAAACATAAAGAAGGAGCAAAAATTGGGATTGGAGGATCTTTCCTATCTCTTCCCAGATCTCGACAAAGATGGAGAAGTTCTGATGGTTCAGACGTATTTAGATGGGAACCCAGTCAACAGAGTAGCCTCTGGAATGCATCTTGACTTTCCGATGGAGAACGTTTACATAGTTGGGGACGCAAACAAGGGAGAAGGTGGCATAGAGGTTGAAGGAATAGCCTTGGGAGTCATGAAAACCCTCGAAAGCCTTGGCATTGGGCGGTTTAGTGAATGGTACCTCTAA
- the arcC gene encoding carbamate kinase: MKKRVVIALGGNAILQRGQKGTYEEQMENVRKTAKQIADIILDNEYEVVITHGNGPQVGAILLQQDAGEHMYGIPAQPMDVCGAMSQGQIGYMIQQALVNELRKRGINKPVATVITQTIVDKNDSAFQNPSKPVGPFYDEETAKKLAKEKGWVVIEDAGRGWRRVVPSPDPKGHVEAPIIQDLVKKGFIVIASGGGGIPVIEENGEFKGVEAVIDKDLAGEKLAEEVNADILMILTDVNGAAINYGKPNEQWLREVKVDELKKYYEEGHFKKGSMGPKVLAAIRFVEWGGERAIIAALDKAVEALEGKTGTQVVK; this comes from the coding sequence ATGAAGAAGAGGGTTGTCATAGCTTTGGGTGGGAACGCTATTCTGCAGAGAGGGCAAAAGGGTACTTATGAGGAGCAAATGGAAAATGTGAGAAAGACTGCAAAACAGATTGCCGATATTATTCTTGATAACGAGTATGAAGTTGTCATTACTCACGGGAATGGGCCTCAAGTGGGGGCAATTTTGCTGCAGCAGGATGCTGGAGAGCACATGTACGGTATTCCAGCGCAACCCATGGATGTTTGCGGTGCAATGAGTCAGGGTCAAATAGGGTATATGATCCAGCAGGCTTTAGTTAACGAATTAAGGAAGAGGGGCATAAACAAGCCGGTGGCGACGGTAATTACTCAGACTATTGTTGATAAAAACGATTCGGCGTTCCAGAACCCTTCAAAGCCTGTGGGCCCATTTTACGATGAAGAAACTGCCAAAAAGCTTGCCAAAGAAAAGGGATGGGTAGTTATAGAGGACGCCGGAAGGGGATGGAGGAGAGTAGTTCCAAGTCCAGACCCAAAGGGGCACGTTGAGGCTCCAATAATTCAGGATTTGGTTAAAAAAGGCTTTATAGTCATAGCTTCTGGTGGCGGAGGAATTCCGGTTATTGAGGAGAATGGTGAATTTAAAGGAGTAGAGGCTGTAATCGATAAGGACTTGGCTGGAGAAAAGCTTGCTGAGGAAGTTAACGCTGACATTCTTATGATTCTCACCGATGTTAATGGGGCTGCAATCAACTACGGCAAGCCAAATGAACAGTGGCTCCGAGAAGTTAAGGTTGATGAACTTAAGAAATACTACGAAGAGGGACACTTCAAAAAGGGTAGCATGGGGCCAAAGGTTCTCGCTGCCATAAGGTTTGTTGAATGGGGAGGAGAGAGAGCAATAATTGCCGCCTTGGACAAAGCTGTTGAAGCCTTAGAAGGAAAAACAGGCACTCAGGTTGTTAAGTGA
- a CDS encoding SDH family Clp fold serine proteinase, translating into MDPLSGFIGSLIWWILFFYLLMGPQIQYRQLQIARAKLLEKIARKRNSTVITMIHRQESIGFFGIPVYKFISIEDSEEVLRAIRMAPKDKPIDLIIHTPGGLVLAATQIAKALKDHPAETRVIVPHYAMSGGTLIALAADKIIMDPHAVLGPIDPQLGQYPAPSIIRAVEQKGAEKVDDQTLILADVAKKAINQVREFVYNLLKDKYGEEKARELAQILTEGRWTHDYPITVEHAKELGLHVETEVPEEVYALMELYKQPIKQRGTVEFMPYPVKQQGKD; encoded by the coding sequence ATGGATCCATTAAGCGGATTCATAGGTTCGTTGATATGGTGGATATTGTTCTTCTATTTGCTCATGGGGCCCCAGATTCAGTACAGGCAACTGCAAATTGCTAGGGCGAAATTACTGGAGAAGATCGCGAGAAAAAGAAATTCCACTGTTATAACAATGATTCACAGGCAGGAGAGCATCGGTTTCTTTGGGATCCCAGTGTACAAGTTTATAAGCATTGAAGATAGCGAAGAAGTGTTAAGGGCAATAAGGATGGCTCCAAAAGACAAGCCAATTGACTTAATCATCCACACGCCGGGAGGATTAGTATTGGCAGCAACGCAGATAGCAAAAGCCTTGAAAGACCACCCGGCAGAGACGAGAGTAATAGTGCCGCACTACGCAATGAGCGGTGGTACTTTGATAGCCTTGGCTGCGGATAAGATTATAATGGATCCTCATGCGGTTTTGGGTCCAATTGATCCCCAGCTAGGCCAATATCCTGCCCCGAGTATAATAAGAGCTGTTGAGCAAAAAGGTGCGGAGAAAGTTGACGATCAAACCCTTATTCTTGCCGATGTTGCAAAGAAAGCAATAAACCAAGTTCGAGAGTTCGTTTACAACCTCCTTAAGGACAAGTATGGGGAGGAGAAGGCTAGGGAGTTAGCTCAGATACTCACTGAGGGAAGGTGGACTCATGACTATCCAATCACCGTTGAGCATGCAAAAGAGCTTGGTCTTCACGTTGAAACGGAGGTTCCAGAGGAAGTCTATGCTCTTATGGAGCTCTATAAGCAACCTATAAAGCAAAGAGGCACTGTGGAATTTATGCCTTACCCAGTAAAGCAACAGGGGAAAGATTAG
- a CDS encoding coiled-coil protein, with amino-acid sequence MQVKVDPEEIKRIKAEIEALEREKKEIQERLEQLQKELNVWIQKRDEKNKEVKQLREKAREYKAKRDEINQQIQELKKNRDEINAKLDLLYQEAMEYRTKRNEYRQLRRLKMPKEKIEERIEKLEWELQTNPNITPEREKQIVDQIQVLATELEILQQAERFHKKLEETRKKIESLKKARRAIGLEIQKLANQSQQFHEQMLKAYQQADEIKKEADEYHQKVVELREKIREVRRELREVEKKILEYDQKHKELIAYKLVAKMRAKKDATFERAVEALEKFKRGEKLTLDELLLLQRYNLV; translated from the coding sequence ATGCAAGTGAAAGTAGACCCAGAGGAAATTAAGAGGATAAAAGCCGAAATAGAGGCTTTAGAAAGAGAGAAAAAAGAAATTCAAGAGAGATTGGAGCAGCTCCAGAAGGAGCTGAATGTTTGGATACAAAAAAGAGATGAGAAAAATAAGGAAGTAAAGCAGTTAAGAGAGAAAGCAAGAGAGTATAAAGCAAAAAGAGATGAAATCAACCAGCAGATCCAAGAACTTAAAAAGAACAGAGATGAGATAAATGCCAAACTTGATCTTCTCTACCAAGAAGCCATGGAGTACAGAACAAAGAGGAACGAGTACAGACAGCTGAGAAGACTAAAGATGCCGAAGGAAAAGATAGAGGAGAGAATCGAAAAGCTCGAATGGGAGCTGCAGACCAATCCCAACATAACCCCCGAGAGGGAAAAACAAATAGTTGATCAAATCCAGGTTTTAGCTACAGAGCTTGAAATTCTCCAGCAGGCTGAAAGGTTCCACAAAAAGCTAGAAGAAACAAGAAAGAAGATAGAGAGCCTGAAAAAAGCAAGAAGGGCAATAGGCTTGGAAATACAAAAGCTTGCAAACCAGAGCCAGCAGTTCCACGAGCAGATGTTGAAGGCTTACCAGCAGGCAGATGAAATTAAGAAAGAAGCCGATGAATACCACCAAAAGGTGGTTGAGCTTAGAGAAAAGATTAGAGAAGTTAGAAGGGAGCTCAGGGAAGTAGAAAAGAAGATACTCGAATACGACCAGAAGCACAAGGAGTTAATAGCATACAAGCTTGTTGCAAAGATGAGAGCAAAGAAAGATGCCACCTTTGAAAGGGCAGTTGAGGCACTTGAAAAGTTCAAGCGCGGTGAAAAGCTTACTCTTGATGAGCTCTTACTGCTCCAGAGATATAATCTGGTGTGA
- the arcS gene encoding archaeosine synthase subunit alpha, with amino-acid sequence MEIIKHEGPGRLGLVRIKEKTFKTPALAGVDFTISPFNSYFYPKDFGEYDFNLAPSIPLSFYTPREIVEKALDKLYSVDYSKFNALYVPVVRNLEYVDEFLENVLSQYSFDALYIGNAKIFVKDYRRFVQAIRLIREKDPNLLLITDIEPFFYPLAVYLGIDAFDTRSLKLYDFHKKGFTQFSPILWDENANSLEFAKETIRLVRKALEEGKLRYLVENFFHTQAHAGILRIADKENWDYLEKYTPIQKDTIYFISDASQNRPEVVRWRQRVVERFKPPENIEALLLFPCSAKKPYSHSRSHTLFRKALKEALGNGIYKIHELILTSPFGVVPREWEWLAKYDIVVTGHWSEEEINSAAELLAKALEKYPKEIPVIAHLDEAYVEVAKRASEISGREIIFTPVKDGTTSRESLEGLKRTIKELGFEVAAGKEDRTYRFYENIRKVFDFYFGLGAGEAVLPDDAKIIGSKMLRILIDNQQTGTYQDGVISVTPFGMQRIYEATRSYYVKIDFDLRGDVFAVGVNEADEKIRPDDIVGVVRDEKVVGVGKALLSGEEMVKAKRGVAVKVRKKA; translated from the coding sequence ATGGAAATTATAAAACACGAGGGTCCGGGAAGGCTCGGGTTAGTTAGAATTAAGGAAAAAACCTTCAAAACACCTGCTTTAGCTGGAGTAGATTTTACCATTTCGCCGTTTAATTCTTACTTCTACCCCAAGGATTTCGGGGAATACGACTTCAACCTCGCCCCTTCAATTCCTCTTAGCTTTTATACTCCGAGGGAAATAGTAGAGAAAGCACTGGATAAGTTGTATAGTGTTGATTATTCAAAATTCAACGCCCTTTATGTGCCCGTCGTGAGAAATCTTGAATACGTTGATGAATTTTTGGAAAATGTCCTCTCCCAGTACTCTTTTGATGCCCTCTATATAGGAAATGCAAAAATCTTTGTGAAGGACTACCGCAGGTTCGTTCAGGCTATCAGGCTTATTAGGGAAAAAGACCCTAATTTGCTCCTCATCACTGACATCGAACCGTTCTTTTATCCATTAGCCGTTTATCTCGGCATTGATGCTTTTGATACCCGTTCATTGAAGCTTTACGATTTCCACAAGAAGGGATTCACACAGTTTTCTCCTATACTATGGGATGAAAATGCAAATTCCCTTGAATTCGCCAAGGAAACTATAAGGCTCGTTAGGAAAGCCCTTGAAGAAGGAAAGCTCCGCTACCTTGTCGAGAACTTTTTCCATACTCAGGCTCACGCCGGAATCTTGAGGATAGCTGACAAGGAAAACTGGGACTACCTTGAAAAATACACACCCATACAAAAGGACACCATTTACTTCATAAGCGACGCCTCCCAGAACAGACCGGAAGTTGTGAGGTGGAGGCAGAGAGTTGTTGAGAGATTTAAGCCTCCTGAAAACATTGAAGCACTCTTGCTCTTCCCCTGCTCCGCTAAAAAGCCCTATTCTCACTCACGCTCCCATACCCTCTTCAGAAAAGCCCTAAAAGAAGCCCTTGGAAATGGAATTTACAAAATCCATGAGCTTATCCTTACCTCACCCTTTGGAGTCGTTCCGAGGGAATGGGAGTGGTTAGCCAAGTATGATATCGTCGTTACAGGCCATTGGAGTGAGGAAGAGATAAACTCTGCAGCTGAACTTTTGGCAAAAGCCCTTGAGAAGTACCCTAAGGAAATTCCAGTGATAGCTCACTTGGATGAGGCTTACGTAGAGGTTGCAAAAAGAGCCAGTGAGATCAGCGGGAGGGAGATAATATTCACCCCGGTTAAGGACGGCACAACGAGCAGGGAAAGCTTGGAAGGGCTTAAGAGGACGATAAAAGAGCTTGGCTTTGAAGTTGCTGCTGGAAAAGAAGATAGGACATACCGCTTCTACGAAAACATAAGGAAGGTTTTTGACTTCTACTTTGGTTTGGGCGCTGGTGAAGCAGTTCTTCCCGATGATGCAAAGATCATAGGCTCCAAAATGCTCCGCATTCTCATAGACAACCAGCAGACTGGGACTTATCAAGATGGCGTGATAAGCGTAACGCCCTTTGGTATGCAGCGCATTTACGAAGCAACTAGGAGCTACTACGTGAAGATTGACTTTGACCTTAGAGGAGACGTCTTTGCTGTTGGAGTTAACGAGGCTGATGAGAAGATAAGACCTGATGACATAGTTGGTGTCGTAAGGGATGAAAAAGTCGTAGGTGTTGGAAAAGCCCTTCTAAGCGGAGAGGAAATGGTAAAAGCAAAGAGGGGAGTTGCGGTTAAAGTTAGAAAGAAGGCATGA
- a CDS encoding DUF2103 domain-containing protein: MPKHFRKGVKREHHFLKDIEKPLEEIASIPGVKKVIPGRIYASDSRGFEIKVTRETQSGLKLVAKSDGSVQEIFLVVDKSERELVWKEIEKLGEKWKKL; this comes from the coding sequence ATGCCCAAGCATTTTCGAAAAGGCGTCAAGAGGGAGCACCATTTCCTTAAGGACATTGAGAAGCCTCTTGAAGAGATAGCTAGCATTCCAGGTGTTAAGAAGGTAATTCCGGGTAGGATATATGCCAGTGATTCCAGAGGATTTGAGATAAAAGTAACGCGAGAAACTCAGAGTGGTTTAAAGCTCGTTGCAAAGAGCGACGGCTCTGTGCAGGAGATATTTCTCGTAGTTGATAAGTCTGAGAGGGAGCTTGTCTGGAAAGAGATAGAAAAACTCGGAGAGAAGTGGAAGAAATTATAA
- a CDS encoding glycosyltransferase: MISVIVPTYNERENLEELFERIARALDGREFEIIVVDDDSPDKTWEKAEELAKKYPAKVVRRRNERGLSSAVIRGFREAKGEILAVMDADLQHPPEVLPRLVEAIENGADIVIASRYVEGGKVENWYWWRKLISKGAIMIGRVALPKIRSIKDPVSGFFALRREVIEGVELNPIGFKILLEILIKGRYSKAVEIPFTFGLRNSGESKLSNKQILNYLRHLYRLMKWEGEIDRLVKFSIVGLSGVVVNEGSLLGFVEALGWDKRLAVIPATELSILNNFIWNDLWTFKDLKKNPVYLRLFNFHLAAFTGALVQWGIYLVLLYLGVNYLIANLFGIAFSFLVRFLFNRNITWG; encoded by the coding sequence ATGATATCTGTAATAGTGCCTACATATAATGAGCGGGAAAACCTTGAGGAGCTATTTGAAAGGATAGCGAGGGCTTTAGATGGGAGAGAATTTGAAATAATAGTTGTGGATGACGATTCTCCAGATAAAACATGGGAAAAAGCTGAAGAGCTTGCGAAAAAATATCCCGCCAAAGTTGTTAGAAGGAGAAATGAGAGAGGGCTTTCTTCTGCTGTTATTAGAGGATTCAGAGAGGCAAAGGGCGAAATACTCGCTGTTATGGACGCCGATTTGCAACACCCTCCAGAAGTCCTTCCGAGGTTAGTTGAGGCAATCGAAAACGGAGCCGATATAGTCATAGCCAGTCGATACGTTGAAGGGGGAAAGGTTGAAAACTGGTACTGGTGGAGGAAGCTCATCTCAAAAGGTGCCATAATGATAGGTAGAGTGGCTTTGCCAAAAATAAGAAGTATAAAAGACCCTGTTAGCGGGTTTTTTGCTTTAAGAAGAGAGGTCATTGAAGGTGTTGAACTCAACCCGATTGGCTTTAAGATACTCCTTGAAATTCTCATAAAGGGCAGGTATTCAAAAGCTGTGGAGATTCCCTTTACTTTTGGATTAAGGAACTCTGGAGAAAGTAAGCTGAGCAACAAGCAAATACTAAATTATCTGCGCCATCTTTATAGGCTCATGAAGTGGGAAGGGGAGATAGACAGGCTGGTAAAGTTCTCTATCGTTGGTCTAAGCGGTGTTGTAGTTAATGAGGGCTCTCTTCTGGGGTTTGTTGAAGCTTTGGGATGGGACAAAAGGCTTGCCGTAATTCCTGCAACAGAGCTCTCTATTTTGAACAATTTCATTTGGAACGATCTGTGGACCTTTAAAGACTTAAAGAAAAATCCCGTTTACTTACGCTTATTCAACTTCCATCTTGCGGCGTTTACGGGGGCTTTAGTCCAATGGGGTATTTACTTGGTTCTTTTGTATTTAGGTGTTAACTACTTAATAGCGAATCTCTTTGGCATAGCATTTTCATTTTTGGTCAGATTCCTTTTTAACCGAAACATCACATGGGGGTAG